In a single window of the Cucumis melo cultivar AY chromosome 11, USDA_Cmelo_AY_1.0, whole genome shotgun sequence genome:
- the LOC103490453 gene encoding protein EXORDIUM-like 5 encodes MAFLSSFFFFFFLLLSISPFHLSSSMAASPSLQTLHSSTHFFNPKLPPYSLSSSKKFEGSSDFVNLRYHMGPVLSSSPINIYLIWYGKWSVSQKLLIKDFLLSISPSHPPRAPPSPSVSQWWQTVSLYTDQTGANVSRSVVIAGEHSDIRHSHGTDLTRLSIQNVIATAVRSAPFPVDHRNGMFLVLTSQDVTMQDFCRAVCGFHYFTFPSMVGYTLPYAWVGHSGKQCPEQCAYPFAVPSYMAGGGPSALSPPNRDVALDGMISVIGHELAEVASNPLVNAWYAGEDPTAPTEIGDLCEGLYGTGGGGGYIGQVMRDGEGRTFNVNGRNGRKFLLQWLWSPVLKACAGPNALD; translated from the coding sequence ATGGCGTTTctctcctctttcttcttcttcttcttcctcctcctctccATCTCTCCATTTCATCTTTCTTCCTCAATGGCTGCCTCTCCTTCCCTCCAGACCCTCCACTCCAGCACCCATTTCTTCAACCCCAAACTTCCCCCATATTCCCTCTCCTCTTCCAAGAAATTTGAGGGCTCCTCCGATTTCGTCAACCTCCGCTACCACATGGGCCCTGTTCTTTCCTCTTCTCCCATCAACATTTACTTAATCTGGTACGGCAAATGGTCCGTCTCCCAGAAATTGCTAATCAAGGATTTTCTCCTCTCAATTTCACCCTCCCACCCCCCCCGCGCCCCTCCTTCCCCTTCTGTCTCTCAGTGGTGGCAGACCGTATCCCTTTACACTGATCAAACCGGCGCTAATGTCTCCCGCTCCGTCGTCATCGCCGGCGAACACTCGGACATCCGCCACTCCCACGGTACCGATCTCACTCGCCTCTCCATCCAGAACGTTATCGCCACCGCCGTCCGATCCGCGCCGTTCCCGGTCGACCACCGGAACGGGATGTTTCTGGTGCTTACTTCTCAGGATGTTACCATGCAGGACTTTTGTCGAGCAGTTTGTGGGTTTCATTACTTCACCTTCCCTTCCATGGTCGGTTACACGCTTCCCTACGCTTGGGTTGGCCATTCTGGGAAGCAATGCCCGGAGCAATGCGCCTATCCCTTCGCCGTGCCGTCGTATATGGCCGGAGGTGGCCCCAGCGCTCTCTCGCCGCCGAATAGAGACGTGGCGTTGGACGGAATGATCAGTGTAATCGGTCATGAGTTAGCTGAAGTGGCTTCAAACCCATTGGTGAATGCTTGGTACGCGGGCGAGGATCCGACGGCGCCGACGGAGATCGGTGACCTCTGTGAGGGGCTGTATGGGACCGGAGGCGGTGGTGGGTATATAGGGCAGGTAATGAGGGATGGAGAAGGAAGGACGTTTAATGTAAATGGGAGAAATGGAAGGAAGTTCTTGTTGCAGTGGCTATGGAGTCCGGTCCTGAAGGCCTGTGCCGGTCCGAATGCTTTGGATTGA